Proteins encoded in a region of the Pseudomonas shahriarae genome:
- the mdeB gene encoding alpha-ketoglutarate dehydrogenase: MNGFVKTVNQTAIDQQELTEWRDALDSLVRHAGPERAREILDMLADAGNTPAIGWKPRHGTPYINSIAVDQQPHFPGDLATEERLASLVRWNALAMVVRANQAYGELGGHIASYASAADLFEVGFNHFFRARHDNVGGDLVFYQPHSAPGIYARAFLEGRLSEQDLAHYRQELGAVKAGARGLSSYPHPWLMPDFWQFPTGSMGIGPISSIFQARFMRYLHHRGLQDTTDRHVWGVFGDGEMDEPESMSALTLAAREGLDNLTWVVNCNLQRLDGPVRGNGRIIDELEALFAGAGWNVIKLVWGSDWDALLAKDEDGALVRTLSQTVDGQFQTFAAKDGAYNREHFFGQNESLAKLAAGLSDEQIDRLKRGGHDMLKIHAAYHAARRVKGRPTVILAQTKKGFGMGEAGQGKMTTHQQKKLDRDALIGFRNRFQLPLSDEQTESLSFYKPAADSAEMRYLHQRRAALGGYVPSRSQSAEPVPVPPVSGYGGFATQAEGKEMSTTMAFVRMLSNLLKDKALGPRIVPIVADEARTFGMANLFKQIGIYSSVGQRYEPEDIGSILSYREATDGQILEEGISEASAISSWVAAATSYSVHGLRMLPFYIYYSMFGFQRVGDLIWAAADQRARGFLLGATAGRTTLGGEGLQHQDGSSHLMAATVPNCRAYDPAFAGEFAVILDHGMRQMLEHDVDEFYYVTLMNENYPQPTLPEGVEAAIIKGMYRLEGSAGAKVRLLGSGTLVREAQAAAQLLADDWQIDSEVFSVTSFSELARDAREVERWNRLHPLQIPQRSHLATCLPDGAPVIAVSDYVRAVPQMIGSYLGAHYTVLGTDGFGRSDTRAALRDFFEVDRHHIVLAALAALVEQGSLEAQVCQRAIERYGLHTERAASWTH; the protein is encoded by the coding sequence ATGAACGGTTTCGTAAAGACAGTCAATCAAACAGCCATTGACCAGCAGGAGCTCACCGAGTGGCGCGACGCCCTGGACTCCCTGGTACGCCATGCCGGCCCGGAGCGCGCGCGGGAGATCCTCGATATGCTGGCCGATGCCGGCAATACGCCAGCCATCGGTTGGAAACCGCGCCACGGCACGCCCTACATCAACAGCATCGCCGTAGACCAGCAGCCACACTTTCCCGGCGACCTGGCGACCGAAGAGCGCCTGGCCTCGCTGGTGCGCTGGAACGCCCTGGCCATGGTGGTGCGTGCCAACCAGGCCTATGGCGAACTTGGCGGCCATATCGCCAGCTATGCCAGCGCGGCGGACCTGTTCGAGGTGGGTTTCAACCATTTTTTCCGTGCCCGTCACGACAACGTCGGCGGCGACCTGGTGTTCTACCAGCCGCATTCCGCGCCCGGTATTTACGCGCGGGCCTTTCTTGAGGGGCGCCTGAGCGAGCAGGACCTGGCCCACTATCGCCAGGAGCTGGGCGCGGTCAAGGCCGGCGCCCGTGGCCTGTCGAGCTATCCGCACCCGTGGTTGATGCCGGACTTCTGGCAGTTCCCCACCGGCTCCATGGGCATAGGCCCGATCAGCTCGATTTTCCAGGCGCGCTTTATGCGTTACCTGCACCATCGCGGCTTGCAGGACACCACCGACCGGCACGTCTGGGGTGTGTTCGGCGATGGCGAGATGGACGAGCCGGAAAGCATGTCAGCCCTGACCCTGGCCGCCCGCGAAGGCCTGGACAACCTGACCTGGGTGGTCAACTGCAACCTGCAACGCCTCGATGGCCCGGTGCGCGGTAATGGGCGGATCATCGACGAGCTGGAGGCACTGTTTGCCGGTGCCGGTTGGAACGTGATCAAGCTGGTGTGGGGGTCGGACTGGGACGCCTTGCTGGCCAAGGATGAGGACGGCGCGTTGGTGCGCACCTTGTCCCAGACCGTGGACGGGCAGTTCCAGACCTTTGCCGCCAAGGACGGTGCCTATAACCGCGAGCACTTCTTTGGCCAAAATGAATCCCTGGCCAAGCTGGCGGCCGGCTTGAGCGATGAGCAGATCGACCGTCTCAAGCGCGGCGGCCACGACATGCTGAAAATCCATGCTGCCTATCACGCCGCGCGGCGGGTCAAGGGGCGCCCTACGGTAATCCTGGCCCAGACCAAGAAAGGCTTTGGCATGGGCGAGGCCGGGCAGGGCAAGATGACCACCCACCAGCAGAAAAAACTCGATCGCGACGCGCTGATCGGCTTTCGCAACCGCTTCCAGTTGCCCCTGAGCGACGAGCAGACCGAATCCCTGAGCTTCTACAAACCCGCCGCCGACAGCGCCGAAATGCGCTACCTGCACCAGCGCCGCGCAGCCTTGGGCGGTTATGTGCCCAGCCGCAGCCAGAGCGCTGAACCGGTGCCTGTGCCGCCAGTGAGTGGCTACGGCGGTTTTGCGACCCAGGCCGAAGGCAAGGAAATGTCCACCACCATGGCCTTTGTGCGCATGCTCAGCAACCTGCTCAAAGACAAGGCCCTGGGCCCGCGCATCGTGCCGATTGTCGCCGACGAGGCACGCACCTTCGGCATGGCCAACCTGTTCAAGCAGATCGGCATTTATTCCAGCGTCGGTCAGCGCTACGAGCCGGAAGATATCGGTTCGATCCTCAGCTATCGCGAAGCCACCGACGGGCAGATCCTTGAGGAAGGCATCAGTGAAGCCAGCGCTATCAGTTCCTGGGTCGCGGCGGCCACCAGCTACTCGGTGCATGGCTTGCGCATGCTGCCGTTCTACATCTACTACTCGATGTTCGGTTTCCAGCGCGTGGGCGACCTGATCTGGGCCGCCGCCGACCAGCGCGCCCGGGGCTTTTTGCTCGGCGCCACGGCGGGGCGTACCACCTTGGGCGGCGAGGGCCTGCAGCACCAGGACGGCAGCAGCCACCTGATGGCCGCGACCGTGCCCAACTGCCGTGCTTACGACCCGGCGTTTGCCGGCGAATTTGCGGTGATTCTCGACCACGGCATGCGCCAGATGCTTGAGCACGATGTGGACGAGTTCTACTACGTGACCCTGATGAACGAAAACTACCCGCAACCGACCCTGCCCGAAGGCGTCGAGGCGGCGATTATCAAGGGCATGTACCGCCTTGAGGGCAGTGCCGGGGCCAAGGTGCGCCTGCTCGGCTCCGGCACCCTGGTGCGCGAGGCCCAGGCCGCCGCGCAGTTACTGGCGGACGATTGGCAGATCGACAGCGAGGTATTCAGCGTGACCAGCTTCAGCGAACTGGCCCGCGATGCGCGTGAGGTGGAGCGCTGGAACCGCCTGCATCCACTGCAAATCCCGCAGCGCAGCCACCTGGCGACCTGCCTGCCCGACGGCGCGCCGGTGATTGCCGTCTCGGACTACGTGCGGGCGGTGCCGCAGATGATCGGTTCCTACCTGGGGGCCCACTACACCGTGCTCGGCACCGATGGCTTCGGGCGCAGCGACACCCGTGCGGCGTTGCGCGATTTCTTCGAGGTGGACCGCCACCACATCGTGCTCGCCGCGCTGGCCGCCCTGGTGGAACAGGGCAGCCTGGAGGCGCAGGTGTGTCAGCGGGCGATTGAGCGATACGGCCTGCACACCGAGCGTGCGGCGTCGTGGACTCACTGA
- a CDS encoding DUF1289 domain-containing protein, whose protein sequence is MPNQTIKTPCVGLCSTVYGDLVCRGCKRYHHEVIQWNGYSAEEKQAVWLRLEQLLVQVMTSKLEVFDPARLRQQLEERKIRFMPHQSPYCWAYQLIARGARVISRLDAYGLALLPEFRERHLADLRDAIDREFFLLSQAHYQRYIAPDFLREAFGPALIATL, encoded by the coding sequence ATGCCCAATCAAACCATCAAGACGCCGTGCGTCGGCCTGTGTTCCACCGTGTATGGCGACCTGGTGTGCCGTGGCTGCAAGCGCTATCACCATGAAGTCATTCAGTGGAATGGCTACAGCGCCGAGGAAAAACAAGCGGTCTGGCTGCGCCTTGAGCAGTTGCTGGTGCAGGTCATGACCAGCAAGCTGGAGGTGTTTGACCCGGCGCGCCTGCGCCAGCAACTGGAAGAGCGCAAGATCCGTTTTATGCCGCACCAGTCGCCTTATTGCTGGGCCTATCAACTGATTGCCCGGGGCGCGCGGGTGATTTCCAGGCTGGATGCGTATGGCTTGGCGTTGCTACCGGAGTTTCGCGAGCGGCACCTGGCGGATTTGCGTGATGCGATTGATCGGGAGTTTTTCCTGTTGTCGCAGGCGCATTACCAGCGCTACATCGCGCCGGATTTTTTGCGCGAGGCGTTTGGGCCGGCGTTGATTGCTACCCTCTAA
- a CDS encoding LysR family transcriptional regulator, producing the protein MIRIDDLGLFLRSAALGSFTAAAVEANLLPGQVAAAIKRLERELEVRLFTRTTRSLRLSAEGEQYLPTARGVLEQLELGRERLRGDDAPLRGTLQIAAPSDLGRNILLPMLTEFRRQHPELSLRFLVSDQVTNLFRDPVDVALRYGWNEDANYIALPLAPWNRRVLVASPDYVARHGTPTSVDDLSRHPCLLYLQNGRLHDRWELGEQTVQVTGPLFSDDADVVRRWAVAGEGIAYKTWLDVYADVQAQRLVVLLPEIPGDVYPLSFACPHRGQMSRAVTQLYQWLNQQFSALQRL; encoded by the coding sequence ATGATCCGCATCGATGATCTCGGGCTGTTTCTGCGCAGCGCCGCCCTGGGCAGTTTCACCGCCGCGGCCGTGGAGGCCAACCTGTTGCCGGGCCAGGTCGCGGCGGCGATCAAGCGCCTGGAGCGGGAGCTGGAGGTGCGCCTGTTTACCCGCACCACCCGCAGCCTGCGCCTGAGCGCCGAGGGCGAACAGTACCTGCCCACCGCCCGTGGCGTGCTGGAGCAATTGGAGCTGGGCCGCGAACGCTTGCGCGGCGATGACGCGCCACTGCGTGGCACCTTGCAGATCGCCGCGCCGTCGGACCTGGGGCGCAATATCCTGCTGCCGATGCTCACCGAGTTTCGCCGCCAGCACCCTGAGTTGAGCTTGCGCTTTCTGGTGTCGGACCAGGTCACCAACCTGTTTCGCGACCCGGTGGACGTAGCCCTGCGTTATGGCTGGAACGAGGACGCCAATTACATCGCCCTGCCCCTGGCGCCCTGGAACCGCCGGGTGCTGGTGGCATCACCGGACTACGTGGCGCGCCACGGCACACCGACATCCGTCGACGACCTGAGCCGCCACCCGTGCCTGCTCTACCTGCAAAACGGCCGCCTGCATGACCGCTGGGAGCTAGGCGAACAGACCGTGCAAGTCACCGGCCCCCTGTTCAGTGACGACGCCGATGTGGTGCGGCGCTGGGCCGTCGCCGGTGAAGGCATCGCCTACAAGACCTGGCTGGATGTGTATGCCGATGTGCAGGCCCAGCGCCTGGTGGTGCTGTTGCCGGAGATTCCCGGGGATGTGTACCCCTTGAGCTTCGCCTGCCCCCATCGCGGGCAGATGTCGCGGGCGGTCACCCAGTTGTATCAGTGGTTGAACCAGCAGTTCAGCGCTCTGCAGCGCCTGTGA
- a CDS encoding zinc-binding alcohol dehydrogenase family protein yields the protein MKAITFTEHGLPIDDPRSLIDVNIEAPQPGPRDLLVEVQAVAVNPVDTKVRSGTFAKEPRILGWDAAGIVRQVGADVTLFKPGDAVYYAGSLIRSGSYSEFQVVDERIVGHRPRTLDAAHAAALPLTSITAWELLFDRLGVTEGGGEGDVLLVVGAGGGVGSILVQLARQLTNMTVIGTASRPETIGWVQRMGAHHVIDHRRPMLAQLQALGIDAVSHVASLTHTEEYLPQLVEVLRPQGRLGLIDDPASLDVMPLKLKSLSLHWELMFTRSLFETVDMIQQHHLLNRVAQLIDQGVLHTTLGAHFGAINAANMRSAHALVESGKARGKIVLEDFQ from the coding sequence ATGAAAGCAATTACCTTTACCGAGCATGGCCTGCCCATCGACGACCCGCGCTCGCTGATTGATGTGAATATCGAAGCCCCCCAGCCGGGCCCTCGGGACCTGCTGGTGGAAGTGCAGGCCGTGGCGGTCAACCCGGTCGATACCAAGGTGCGTTCCGGCACCTTTGCCAAGGAGCCGAGAATCCTCGGCTGGGACGCGGCGGGCATCGTGCGCCAGGTGGGCGCCGACGTGACCCTGTTCAAACCGGGCGACGCGGTGTACTACGCCGGCTCCCTGATCCGCTCCGGCAGCTACAGCGAGTTCCAGGTGGTTGATGAGCGCATCGTCGGCCATCGTCCGCGCACACTGGATGCGGCGCACGCCGCCGCCTTGCCGCTGACCTCGATCACCGCCTGGGAGCTGCTGTTCGACCGCCTGGGCGTGACCGAAGGCGGCGGCGAGGGCGATGTGCTGCTGGTGGTGGGGGCTGGCGGCGGCGTGGGTTCGATCCTGGTGCAACTGGCCCGTCAACTCACCAACATGACGGTGATCGGCACGGCTTCGCGCCCGGAAACCATTGGGTGGGTCCAGCGCATGGGGGCCCATCATGTGATCGACCATCGCCGGCCGATGCTGGCCCAGCTCCAAGCGTTGGGCATTGACGCGGTCAGCCATGTCGCCAGCCTCACGCATACCGAGGAGTACCTGCCGCAACTGGTCGAAGTGCTTCGCCCACAAGGGCGGCTGGGGTTGATCGACGATCCCGCCAGCCTGGATGTGATGCCGCTCAAGCTCAAATCCTTGTCCTTGCACTGGGAACTGATGTTCACCCGCTCGTTGTTTGAAACGGTGGATATGATCCAGCAACACCACCTGCTCAACCGGGTTGCACAACTGATCGACCAGGGCGTGTTGCACACCACCCTGGGCGCACATTTCGGTGCGATCAACGCGGCCAATATGCGCAGCGCCCATGCCCTGGTCGAAAGCGGCAAGGCGCGGGGCAAGATTGTGCTTGAGGATTTCCAATGA
- a CDS encoding putative quinol monooxygenase codes for MTKPLISIAVLKAKPGQEQALKAGLLALVEPTRTEPGNLDYVLFELRDEPGTFYMREAFKNQAALDAHFAMPYFQRFAATADDLLQEPLKLIFLEQVSN; via the coding sequence ATGACCAAACCTTTGATATCCATCGCCGTACTCAAGGCCAAGCCAGGCCAGGAACAAGCACTCAAGGCAGGCCTGCTGGCCTTGGTCGAGCCAACCCGCACCGAGCCTGGCAACCTGGATTACGTGTTGTTCGAACTGCGTGATGAGCCGGGCACGTTCTATATGCGTGAAGCGTTCAAAAACCAGGCGGCCCTCGATGCGCATTTCGCAATGCCGTACTTCCAGCGCTTTGCCGCCACGGCGGATGACTTGCTCCAGGAACCCCTGAAACTGATCTTTCTTGAGCAAGTCTCGAACTGA
- a CDS encoding ribonucleotide-diphosphate reductase subunit beta, which translates to MLSWDEVDNEDTGAAVIRGTNAGHATEANMDRLDGAGAAAAIEARAVTANDSAAIVRAKAALDKLDVAEGLAELEGASARVAVDEKRMINCRADLNQLVPFKYDWAWQKYLDGCANHWMPQEVNMTADIALWKNPEGLTDDERRIVMRNLGFFSTADSLVANNLVLAVYRLITNPECRQYILRQAFEEAIHTHAYQYCIESLAMDEGEIFNMYHEIPSVAKKAAWGLKYTRSISDPKFETGTVDTDKELLRNLVAYYCVLEGIFFYCGFTQILSMGRRNKMTGVAEQFQYILRDESMHLNFGIDVINQIKIENPHLWDADMKEEATQMILQGTQLEIEYARDTMPRGVLGMNAAMMEDYLKFIANRRLSQIGLKEEYPGTTNPFPWMSEIMDLKKEKNFFETRVIEYQTGGALSWD; encoded by the coding sequence ATGCTGAGTTGGGACGAAGTCGACAACGAAGACACCGGTGCAGCGGTCATCCGTGGCACCAACGCCGGCCACGCCACCGAAGCCAACATGGACCGCCTCGACGGTGCCGGCGCTGCCGCCGCCATCGAAGCCCGCGCCGTCACCGCCAACGACTCCGCCGCCATCGTGCGCGCCAAGGCTGCCCTGGACAAACTCGACGTCGCCGAAGGCCTCGCCGAACTCGAAGGCGCTTCCGCCCGTGTCGCCGTTGACGAAAAGCGCATGATCAACTGCCGCGCCGACCTCAACCAACTCGTACCCTTCAAGTACGACTGGGCCTGGCAAAAATACCTCGACGGCTGCGCCAACCACTGGATGCCGCAAGAGGTCAACATGACCGCCGACATCGCCCTGTGGAAAAACCCCGAAGGCCTGACCGACGACGAACGTCGCATCGTCATGCGCAACCTGGGCTTCTTCTCCACCGCCGATTCCCTGGTCGCGAACAACCTGGTGCTGGCCGTGTACCGCCTGATCACCAACCCGGAGTGCCGCCAGTACATCCTGCGCCAGGCCTTCGAAGAGGCGATCCACACCCACGCCTACCAGTACTGCATCGAATCGCTGGCCATGGATGAAGGCGAGATCTTCAACATGTACCACGAGATCCCATCGGTCGCCAAAAAGGCAGCCTGGGGCCTGAAGTACACCCGTTCGATCTCCGATCCGAAGTTCGAAACCGGCACCGTCGACACCGACAAAGAACTGCTGCGCAACCTGGTCGCTTACTACTGCGTGCTGGAAGGCATCTTCTTCTACTGCGGTTTCACCCAGATCCTGTCCATGGGCCGCCGCAACAAAATGACCGGCGTGGCCGAGCAGTTCCAGTACATCCTGCGCGATGAGTCGATGCACCTGAACTTCGGCATCGACGTGATCAACCAGATCAAAATCGAAAACCCACACCTGTGGGATGCCGACATGAAGGAAGAAGCGACCCAGATGATCCTGCAAGGGACCCAGCTGGAGATCGAATACGCACGCGACACCATGCCGCGCGGCGTGTTGGGCATGAACGCGGCGATGATGGAGGACTACCTCAAGTTCATCGCCAACCGTCGCCTGTCGCAGATCGGCTTGAAGGAAGAATACCCAGGGACCACTAACCCGTTCCCGTGGATGAGCGAGATCATGGACTTGAAGAAAGAGAAGAACTTCTTTGAGACCCGCGTGATCGAGTATCAGACTGGTGGGGCGTTGAGCTGGGATTGA
- a CDS encoding GNAT family N-acetyltransferase, protein MKNLLIRPATPEDAESIFLVHKNSVENLCNADYGPEQIAMWLDGRSPETYRSAIDAGNLWLACNDRLQGFVEIDGHEVSKLFIRGEAAGQGLGARLLAEALQRIAAAGHDRAYLEATLTAEKFYASHGFRKIGEGTFSRGNSPVSIEIIKMERAL, encoded by the coding sequence ATGAAAAATCTACTGATCCGCCCAGCGACCCCAGAAGACGCCGAGAGCATCTTCCTGGTGCATAAAAACTCCGTCGAAAACCTGTGCAATGCCGACTACGGTCCCGAGCAGATCGCCATGTGGCTCGACGGTCGCTCACCTGAGACCTACCGCTCGGCCATCGACGCGGGCAACCTGTGGTTGGCTTGCAACGACAGGCTCCAGGGCTTCGTGGAGATCGACGGCCATGAAGTCAGCAAGTTGTTTATTCGCGGGGAGGCAGCCGGGCAGGGGCTTGGTGCGCGTCTGCTGGCCGAAGCTTTGCAGCGCATCGCCGCAGCTGGGCATGACAGGGCCTATCTGGAGGCGACCCTGACCGCCGAAAAATTCTATGCCTCGCATGGCTTCCGCAAGATTGGCGAGGGAACATTCAGCCGGGGCAATAGCCCGGTGTCCATTGAGATCATCAAGATGGAGCGGGCTTTGTAG
- a CDS encoding c-type cytochrome, whose product MSETFTKGMARNIYFGGSVFFFLIFLALTYHTEQTFPSRSNQELLTESVVRGKGVWERNNCVGCHTLLGEGAYFAPELGNVFNRRGGDEAFKPFLHAWMKMQPLGVPGRRAMPQFNLSDQEVDDMAEFLKWSSKINTNGWPPNKEG is encoded by the coding sequence ATGTCAGAGACCTTCACCAAGGGCATGGCCAGGAATATCTACTTCGGAGGAAGCGTGTTCTTCTTCCTGATATTCCTGGCCCTGACCTACCACACCGAACAAACCTTTCCCTCTCGCAGTAATCAGGAGCTACTCACCGAATCCGTGGTCCGCGGCAAGGGCGTCTGGGAGCGCAACAACTGCGTCGGCTGCCACACCTTGCTGGGCGAGGGCGCGTACTTTGCGCCGGAACTGGGCAATGTGTTCAACCGCCGTGGCGGCGATGAAGCGTTCAAGCCATTCCTGCACGCCTGGATGAAGATGCAACCCTTGGGCGTTCCGGGCCGGCGCGCGATGCCGCAATTCAACCTCAGCGATCAGGAGGTGGACGATATGGCCGAGTTCCTCAAATGGAGCTCGAAGATCAACACCAATGGCTGGCCGCCAAACAAGGAGGGCTGA
- a CDS encoding cbb3-type cytochrome c oxidase subunit I has product MRTVNPYLKFQSQAVAKPYFVFALILFLGQVLFGLIMGLQYVIGDFLFPLIPFNVARMVHTNLLIVWLLFGFMGAAYYLVPEEADRELHSPKLAILLFWVFAAAGVLTILGYLLVPYAALAKLTHNELLPTMGREFLEQPTITKMGIVVVCLGFLYNIGMTLLKGRKTTVSMVMMTGLIGLAVFFLFSFYNPGNLARDKFYWWWVVHLWVEGVWELIMGSMLAFVLIKVTGVDREVVEKWLYVIIAMALITGIIGTGHHFFWIGAPEVWLWVGSIFSALEPLPFLAMVMFAFTMVKQRRRQHPNRAATLWAKGTTVTAFFGAGVWGFLHTLAPVNFYTHGTQLTAAHGHLAFFGAYAMIVMTLISYAMPRLRGIGEAPDARSQTLEIWGFWMMVLSMVMITLFLTAAGAVQVWLQRWQVDGVALPFMATMDHLTVLFWARLASGVVFLLGLLCYLWSFRQRGKGLNSAAPVTA; this is encoded by the coding sequence ATGCGTACCGTCAATCCATATCTGAAATTCCAATCCCAGGCCGTCGCCAAACCCTACTTTGTATTCGCGCTGATCCTGTTCCTGGGCCAGGTGCTGTTCGGTTTGATCATGGGCCTGCAATACGTGATCGGCGACTTCCTGTTCCCGCTGATCCCGTTCAACGTGGCCCGCATGGTCCACACCAACCTGCTGATTGTCTGGCTGCTGTTCGGGTTTATGGGCGCCGCCTACTACCTGGTGCCGGAAGAGGCCGACCGCGAGTTGCACAGTCCCAAGCTGGCGATCCTGTTGTTCTGGGTGTTTGCCGCCGCCGGCGTGTTGACCATCCTCGGTTACTTGCTGGTGCCCTATGCGGCCCTGGCCAAGTTGACCCATAACGAACTGCTGCCGACCATGGGCCGTGAGTTCCTGGAACAGCCGACCATCACCAAAATGGGCATCGTGGTTGTCTGCCTGGGCTTTCTCTACAACATCGGCATGACCCTGCTCAAGGGCCGCAAGACCACCGTGAGCATGGTGATGATGACCGGGCTGATCGGCCTGGCGGTGTTCTTCCTGTTCTCGTTCTACAACCCGGGCAACCTGGCTCGGGACAAGTTCTACTGGTGGTGGGTGGTGCATCTTTGGGTGGAAGGCGTGTGGGAGCTGATCATGGGCTCGATGCTCGCCTTTGTGCTGATCAAGGTCACCGGCGTCGACCGCGAGGTCGTGGAAAAATGGCTGTACGTGATCATCGCCATGGCCCTGATCACCGGGATCATTGGCACCGGTCACCACTTCTTCTGGATCGGCGCGCCTGAGGTGTGGTTGTGGGTCGGCTCGATCTTCTCGGCCCTGGAGCCCCTGCCTTTCCTGGCGATGGTGATGTTTGCCTTCACCATGGTCAAACAGCGTCGCCGCCAGCACCCGAACCGGGCAGCCACGTTGTGGGCCAAGGGCACCACGGTCACGGCGTTCTTCGGCGCCGGGGTCTGGGGGTTCCTGCACACCCTGGCACCGGTCAACTTCTACACCCACGGCACCCAACTGACCGCCGCCCACGGCCACCTGGCGTTCTTCGGTGCCTACGCGATGATCGTCATGACCCTGATCAGCTACGCCATGCCCCGCCTGCGCGGTATTGGTGAAGCACCGGATGCACGCTCGCAGACCCTGGAGATCTGGGGCTTCTGGATGATGGTCCTGTCGATGGTGATGATCACCCTGTTCCTCACCGCTGCCGGTGCCGTGCAGGTCTGGCTGCAACGCTGGCAAGTGGACGGTGTGGCGCTGCCGTTCATGGCCACCATGGACCACCTGACGGTGCTGTTCTGGGCACGCCTGGCCAGTGGCGTGGTGTTCCTGCTCGGCCTGCTCTGCTACCTGTGGAGCTTCCGGCAGCGGGGCAAGGGCTTGAACTCTGCCGCTCCCGTGACGGCTTAA